DNA sequence from the Uloborus diversus isolate 005 chromosome 1, Udiv.v.3.1, whole genome shotgun sequence genome:
AGGCATTCCTTATGATATGGCTATTGATATTTGGAGCTTGGGCTGTATTTTAGTTGAGATGCATACTGGTGAACCTCTTTTTAGTGGAGCTAATGAGGTATGGTTCATCTACTTGTATGATCATTGACAGTTTTAATGTACAGACTTATAAACTTGCATAAATGATTTTTGGTTTGGTTTTGTAAAATTACACATTGCCAAAAATGTTAATATGTTAAAAGGTACAGCTTGAAAACCATAGgatcttaattttttatttgtttatttttcaagacTATATTTTGTCCTACTCTTCATACTTGCCAACATGAGGAAAACTCAATGTATAAAACTCTTTTAAATGTCCCCATAAATTGATTCATAAACATCTTCATTAGATTTATCCAATcctaattcagattttttttttttgaaatatattttaactttttatttattaattactgaAATTATTTCTTTGCAATTACTAAACAAACTCCATTGCCAAAGGAATATGAAAAATTCCTTTATCAGCAGAAAGTAGCTGAATAAGTTGCTTGATTTGAAGTCAGTATCACTTGAAGCCAGgcctagataaaatttaaaactgtctaaaactcaaataatttcttcaaaaaaattttcaaaatattgttgtGCTCTTCCTAAGTTCTATATTGCTGCAAGCTACGAAAATGAGAAGTTAAGAACAAGTTACAGTACTACTGAACTACCAGCAGggtttttcaattatatttgcaCTAGCTTTTCAGGATCATTAACTGGATGTGTCTAAAATTAACAACCAACATTTGTCTCTTGCcaaaataatttgattaaaaacaacttattcaaaaatatcaaaagtgtctgcaaactgtgaaaattttctgggaacaGTGTTACGCTGTTTGTCTATACTATCTAGATCTGCTTGAAACATGTGAGTACTGTAATAACATTTTGATGGGTAAGTCCACAAATTTAATCACAGCAGTTCTTCTTTATCTagcaattattaatttttttttttaattttttactactttCGTTTCTTACTAACTTTCGTTTACTCAAactactgttttatatttttcaacttcaaaaaatgtcaGCAATTATTTGTGAAAGGTCAAATGTAGTGAAGGAAAAATAAGTATTGCATGGTACAAAACATGGGAGCCTATATGCAAAACTTTGCTCAGATAtctcctcatggtttagcagaatattttctccATTGAAACCGATTTCAATTCcatttaaagttattaaaatttcacatttgtaataactaattcattaatcactgcagaagaaatgtttttacatttttgcaaagaaaaaagtactaaaagcaaaaaagttctaatttctatgGGGGGTTGAGCCCCCaattgccctccccctcccccacataTAGGCACCTATGGTACAAAAGTATTGTTTTAAGAGAAGAAAAGATAACAATTGCTGCTACAAAGTAATGCTTAAAGGAAAGGAGAAACTTGACATTGAATTGATAAAGAAGTAACCATGAGAAAACAAGATTCTTGCTACAAGACTTGACTTAACTAAATTTTCACTATTAATAGttcgttgaataaaaattttatcttttgtaGCCTTACCAACTTCATCAAAATTGCATGCAGTGTTTAAGATCTCAATCTTTTTACATCTTgttgagtttttaattattttaaaagttgaaagctATTTTACCATATACcacctttttttaaacaatttatttatttattttgttaatttgatttaaattattaaataattgacCACAACACTCAGCATTGTTATTGCCAAATCTGCAGGTTCAAATGCTTGCACTCTTGAATCACATGTGACTAAAAATGATATATTATATGCAAACTTACAAGCACATCTGAAGTCTTGGTTTGTATAAAGCATACAGGCATTGTGAACCTATCTCATCATATGTTTCCTAATTTCAGTCACagcaaaactttgaaatgaattttgaaattgcttctgattttttttaaatttcttattgtATAATAGtctttaattttaaagtattagttttttaattgttgttttagGTCAGTGGTAGTCAATCTGATCTTTACAGTCCACGCTATTAAAGATTGATTTTAGAGCTTTTGTAGGTTTTGTACAGTTTTGTCAAAGCTGAAACTGGGACCAAATcaacattttgtattttattattgttgaaaAGTTTATGCTTTCCAAAAGTCCTAACTAGctcttgaaaaaattcattttatcctTGAAATGTCCTTGAATactgcttgaaaaatatttttatttttttgcacaaacCTAGCTTTATgaagaactttttattttttttgtaatctttcttttgtgaaacaaaaaaacactctgaaaaacAGAGTAATGTGcagttaatttgaaaatttgctatttttatgcagttaaatGCATTAATgtcaaaagaagtaaaaatacttAGTTGCACATGTGCATCTGCATTTCTATGTAGTCCAAACTctaataatattttgtttcataatattcttcttcatcagcacaacagcctggtgcaggccaaggctttctccgtctgcttcctccaggcggtacgacatgttgccaggtttctccacctgttctctcccaaaattttaaggtccttctcaacactattcagccaccttgttgctggtcttctccttgtaccctcaatcttcgaaaaagttagctttttaatcGAATCCAGATCTGCATgcctaaatacgtgccccagccatctgattttATTgactttaattactcttaagatgttgggttgtctgtatttacggtatactttaaagttatataaacttctccaagcatcattttcttttactgctccaaaaattgcccgaaggatctttctttcaaaaatgagaagtctgttttcctctgttttattaattgcccatgtctcactaccgtataaaatgatcggtcttatgagggttGTTTCataatattagtttttaattttgtataattGACAGTCAATATGTTTTTAAGTGATCTGATTTACAAATTGGTggttaaaaatatgtttgctcattttcttttagacTTTCATTTAATTGTGAAAACTATTTAATGTAAATCATTAGGAAACTAgctttatttaaaattgaaaagaaaagaaagacatGTTAGAAAGTAACATGTCCAACTTTAAAAGTAGTCGAAATCTACCCCTTCCTTGCAGAAGgcctgaatttttattttcaaaattaaatttgagCCCTTTTCAGTAGTACACACTTTTTCAAAAGTTGGTTTTGCGTACTCCTCACTAATTCAGTAATTTGGAgtgaaggtttaaaaatttttgcctGCTTTATTCTTGTTCTTTGACTTACTTATTGCTCAACTgtatcaaaaaattttgtttgatttatcaTTAATTGCTCGAAAATGATGTAAGATCATGAACATTCCTTTGAATTAGCTATTCATGCGTACCTTCTTATTTGTAGGTGGATCAGATGAACAAAATTATTGAAGTTATTTCCATGCCACCAAAACCAATACTTGATCAAGGCCATAAGTCtaggaagttttttgaaaaactagttAATGGCACCTATGTgatgaaaaaattgaaagatggaaagaaagtaagttttaattttctAGTTCTCAGTATTATGAACAATATACTGTCCAAGTTTTAGAAAAGTTgttaattttatgtttatatgTGATTATTTCATTGTTATCTTACCAAATTTGGCATTGATGCCatttgttttcattcaaaattgtGTCACTTTTTGAAGCTCTGCTTGCTTTGCGTGCATTTAATGGAAGTCTATGGGCTGGGGCAGAAATAGAATAGAGCACCAAGTTGGTGTCATTTTTGGCTACTTATTCATAGTGCCAAATTTTGGCGAATTTACTGAATGTCGCCAAGCTTGAGTACTTTTTGAACAGGATAGATCATTGTTGATCTTTACAGAAGTTACTGGTATTTCTCATTCAAAGGCATAAATCGGgcttattttgattttcaaagttagttGCAAGCTGACCCGCTGTGATAAAGCTTGTTGTTTTAGTTCTGATGCCATATTCTATACTCCTCTGATGACTTTAATGCTATGATTTTGTTATCCTTGGAGTTTTATTAAATTTGGAAGTATGTACCTACTTACTATTATGTATTCTATGTTTAATGAGATTGGATGGATGTTTTAGCAACTGTACCTACTTCTTCGTAAATGTTGTAAATGAATTAACTGCTGCTTTTAAAGAACTTATATTTTGCCATAAGGAACTGAAATAAAGCCGAACTCGTAACAATACAGTAATTGAATGGAGTTTAAAATTGTTGGAGTGTTTTATGTaaagtttgtttaaattatttttatctttgatttttgaaatattctgTGATTCCCGCTGCTGTTGTTGAGGAAAGGGGGAACACAGGGTGACGCCTTTcccaaaatatttggttttttattgtaaaacagtgcaaatgaaatatgaattggtttcaaaccacccTTTCTTTTGGTGATTCCCTCCAGTCTCCAAAGTCTTTGATTTTACTCAAACAGATCAATCATTGTATTTACtcacaattttgaaaagcaataattttcagttttgtatgGCCTTTGAAATTCCTTAGGTTTAGAGAACTTTTCTCAGAAAGTTCAATTTTTTCATCCTTCAAATCAGGTTTCAACTTCATTTATAAGACCATGGGATAAACTGAGACAAAAACTTACCCACCAGACTTCTCTTAACTAAAATACAATTTTGTACCTCTTTCGGTAATTtatgattgtttatttttttaaaaatattattaaggaTTACTAATTGCATAAATTTAAGCTATCCTTGACAATCACTATTCACAATCCATAAAAGTCCTGTATCTCATGTTCTACTGgttgtttttttgtgtgtgtgtggcgaaCCAGGCTCATTGTCGCTTATGTCACTTCTGGGTTGAGCGGAGAGAACACACGGCGACCTATGAGTCAGGTGTGTTTTCCCTACTTCTCCCCAGGGAATTacagaatgcaataaatgatgCAAATGAGGGAAATTACCGAAGCAACATATTTCATACTTATGGCCTGCACTTCGATCCTTCTCATGATCAACTTCTTGTAAATAAAAGTCTTTTTGATAATTATGGAGTCAGATTTCTTTCTTATCAAGAACATTCAATTCCGTTCATAACAACAAAGTAAATTgacaaattattacttttttcctGAGAATCATCCAATGAAGGAGCTACTGGTATCAAACACTCAAACTTTGGTAGTCCAGGGGCATACTTAATCAAACATACCTTTTGTGGGCAAAtgtttatgataaaattattttttaaaaaatctaatacattccttatggTCTTATTAACTATGTTTTACTGAGTGCTTTGCCTGAATTTTTAGCAGAGAGCCTGTGCAAGCTCATTAATCCAAGATCGCTGCTGCACTTGATATTAACTCATAGTTGAGGCTTGTTTTTgctgaatttataaatttaatattttttattatatttctatttaaacgtgaattaaattgggtattaattttaaatatgttgattcatttattttatttatttttatttatttatttttttctttctctgtggATTTGATATAGATTCTGTTTTATGTATGCTTTTTTATATTATTGCCAGTTGCGCTAAAAAACGCTGAAGAGTCAAAAAATGCTATCTGCTTTCAACCATTTAACACATATTGGGGAATTTCAAGTACTGTGTTAGTATTAGAggataaatgcatttataaatagTGTTTAAGTATTTACTTTTCAAATTGTAAACTCTAACCTTCGCTAGAGAAAGAATGCAGAGGTGAACAAGATACTTCCTTTCATTTCCACACAAaacaaatacattatttttatagATTAGTGTTAGTGTGGAAGAAGTGTGTGTATTTTACACAATAATATGATGCTTTTAATGTCATGTCTTATTGCTTGAATTTTGGGTAATATTAATGTAATGTTGACAATAGTGCAATATTTCATGTCTTTAGAGCcctaataatgttaaaaatgtatttaaaatgtgttAAGCAAGTTTTCTACACTCTAACTATGAAgaagtattataaaaaaaaaaaaaagttgaaaactttGTACTGTGGAATAAGAAAAAGGACACAACTTGTATAAAGTTACaaacaaatacatttaaaaaagagttaaaaactcagcaaacagctgtttcggggctatcAAATGCAAACACCTTCATCAGTGCGTAAAAAGAATGAATGGTTCACTAATGCAAACCATAcaacaaaaaacttttatttatgaaGAAGCATGATTTATATATAAAGATTTAGGGAAGAAGGATTTTTTGTTGTGTTCTGAAACGATGGAAGCAAGAAAAACGAGGTGCAACTGTAATTCCCTTCTTACTTTTGTCCGTTTTGTTGTGTGATAACATTTTTTCCCCCTACGCATGTCCACACATGCTTGCAAGATATTGCGAAGGATTTTTTCAAGGCTTGAAAGTTCTCTTGGACATTTTTAAagacatgaaatttattttggacgattgaaaaatacaaaaacagtAAAGATCGTAACTGATCAATTTCGTAAGAAATGAAATGGAACGCAGTGAGGAAAGAAAAGTTGTGTGCTATTTTGATTCTTAAAATTTAGATTGTTTGAtactttttatttcgaaaaataacaACGCATGTAAGTGTAATAGTTGAAAAATTCTAATTGCTTTTATTCTCTTTTTCCATTTtgctacatttttatttaaaatgcgatGTGGTAAAATATGCTTAACCTAATTTTTGAGGTGTTAAAAATGCCtctatgtttgtgtatgtgcaaAGTCTTTAGCTctcctaaataaatctaaaagtttttaaatttttaaaatacatacagTCAACTCATGATAGTGAGAAGCCTTGTAGctcaaatacttttatttcaaaaatttcaaccCATCCCTTACTATTGAGCAGACTTTGGGACCTTCCCATTGCTCAAACTACCAATAGCTCAAAGATTTTAGCTTGTCCCTTGAGACTTCGAGTTACCGAGAGTTGACTGCTATGGATTTTGATCAATAGTTAAGTTACTACTTTATTTTTCAGTATCGAGCACCAGGGTCCAGAAAGCTTCATGATATTCTTGGAGTGGAATCTGGTGGTCCTGGTGGTCGGCGGCAAGGAGAGCCTGGACACAGTGTGTCTGATTACCTGAAGTTTAAGGATCTGATATTGAGGATGTTGGACTATGACCCAAAAACACGAATTACTCCTTATCATGCTCTGCAGCATAGCTTCTTTAAGCGAACAGCTGACGGAAGCACGAACACTCTCCATAACACTATTCTTAGCCCACCAATGCTGGAGCCTGCGGATCATGATTCCCAAGAAGATCCGGATAGGAAATTGAGTGAAAGATCAAAAAAAGATgaactttctcattttcaatcTTGTTCAAGTTTTGGATCAACAGGTATGAATGAGTTTTCCCATTGCCTTGTTTTgttaacaaattttttaaacataagtttgaggttttctttcttgttttgaaGATGATTTATAACTTGGTTAATTGATTTCTAGAGTTGAAAAACCATCAATGTTATCTAATGTAAGTGCAGGGTACTTATTTTATGTAGCCTTGATTTACTTAGGTACTTGTTGCTTTAGTAAATTTGGTGTGACTATTTATTTCCGGTAGAGGGGGATTAAATTTTGATGTATATTTCAAGATAATGCTTTGTTTTCACATAACCCCCACATGGGGGGGACTAGGAAATACCACAGTGGGTCCCCCTCAGACTGAGAAATgctctgggatttttttttccttgtgaaGATGTACAATATACTAtggtggagtgaaaaaaagtatagaaatatGTCATGCCTATAGATCATGCAAGTTGCATCTTACCAATCatttttatcatacaaaatttcagctaaattaaatatctttagctgccgaaatgactttcaattttatgtatttagcctgatttttcaccaaactggcaaAAATAGAatcataaaatataattacctcGCTTTTGAAACTAAGAATGGTTGAAATGAAACtctagataaataaatacttaatgtgTAGTTGGTTGGCAATTGCGAAATGACTTTCAAATGTGCATTAAGCGTTCACATTGCTCATGCTCTGCCAGATCTTGCTTTTCCTTTCTTTGCATTCACTACTATCAACTGTGTTCTTTGTTTTAATtggttgtcttttttttaaagtctattgaggttgaattttttcaaactatttagtTATTACTTTAGATGTAAATGGAACTGCTAATTTTACACATAAacaactttaaaaggaaaaaacacaattttaagtcaaaatttttcttcagcaTCATTAGCaagcttttattttattcattgttttcaCTCCACCCCATTCTACATACAATACAGCAATAACCTAAAAATCACCATTTGTTGACTTAGTTTTTCTGACCCCTTGGTTCAGAATTTACTCATCACCATTAAAAAGATTATAgtaatgattttattattttcactattCAGAACAATTCGCTTAGTTCTGACTGATATCATGGTGGAGCTGAAAAGCTTGAAAGTTGATGGTTTGTCTCAATCCTATGCAACCATTGTTACTTCTTTCTTTGCAGTTTCTCCCACTTCCAGCGACCCTTCTCAAATCAATCCCGTACTACCATTGTTTCTTTTCTCTTTGCAGACGATTTGGCTTTCAGCCGTCGCTCTCTGATCAATCCTACGATGGTTACGCCCAGATGTTATGGCTTTCATTCGCCGCTCTCTAATCCATCCCATATCATTTCCTCTCCCTCGGGGAGAGCCTCCCGCTTTCAGGGATCACTCTGTTTAATCCCATATTACCTTtgtttcctctctctctctctttgcagAAGATCCGGCTTTCAGCCACCGCTCTCTGATCAATCCCACACACTATCATCGGTTTCCTCTCTCTTTGCAGATGTTCCGGCTTTCAGCGACCACTCTCTGATCAATCCTATACACCAGCAACAGAGCAGCTGCACTCAAACGAATGTGTTCAGCGCGCCCGTAGCCGGGACGTCGGCCATGGACTGCGAGAGCCCCCACGTGGGCACCTGCTTCCTACCGACAGGCAACCGGTGCTTACACAAGAACCACCTGTTCTACGCCTGCGGCGCCTTCAGCTCGACCGCCGTGTCCTCGAGGCAGGCGGCCGACGGCGACTACCACCTGCAGTCCGGCGAAAACTCAGGACCTGTACATAGTTTCGAATATCAAAAGAACCTTCACTCATCCCACTTCAAGGACGCGGTGGACGGCTCGGAGCGAGACGCCAGGAGCCACCCGTCTTCCTCTTTTTCTAGGACTTCCGTGTCTTCCGAACTCACCCCCATGGACACGTCCATATTCGCCGTTCCGCAGGCGCTGGACTGTTCCCCGATGGGCTCACTGAACGTGCAGCTCGGTAGTCATCATCAGTTTTCGTACATAGACCCCGCGTTCAGCGAAGCCAGCATATATGTGAACACTCACGTGCCGCCCAGCACGACGGCGGCGTCTCAGCCTTCTTCGGTACAGCTGTCCTCGCAGAAAGAGACGCAGGAGGCGGACGGCTCCGCAGAGACTTACTCCAACCCAAGCTCACTCATAACTCATTAACGCCGAACCCCGTTTAGTTCAATACATGACTTTCTCCGATCGCGATCTCCCCGGACCGGAGCTGGCTGGTGTGTCTGTAAATTATTGAACGTATGCAAATCGTGAGGTCGTCAGCATTCTTTCTTtctctggggggagggggagcagcAAATTGCTTCAAGcctgttcatatttttaaaaaacaactgcAAAAACTTTGCAGCTGTGGCGAGACGTCTTTCAGAAAGGCCGATAGCAAGATGCTGCCGCGATGTGTAATGCATTTTTATCTAAAGTGTATgccagaagtttaaaaaaaaagttcttgtttgACAAGCTCTTGGAAATTTCATAGATTATATCTGTTTATTGCTTAAAGTGAACTATCATTGCAAAAGCTAAAATCAAACTTCTGTTGTGTATACATATataatgtatatgtatatatatgtacatgtatatatatatatgcatatgtgtatatatgcatatgtatgtatatatacagggtgtatcaaaaAGGATCATCTGATTTGGCATGTCTATATTTCGAACAGTAATAAACATatgcaattacaaattttttttggatgaaagggaaactgaaaaagttttcatatgtccttccattttcaaaggtgttccatatgtcCACCTTTAGATATACGGCATATGTCAGATGCGTTCCACGTCTGCATCGGAGACTCTGGGACGGCCCGCCGATTTGCTTTTACACAGACAATCTGTTTCTTGAAATTGTTCATACCGTCGTCTAATGCTCTGTGATGTAGGAGGATCAACACCGTACTTATTACGAAAGTCACGCTGAACGGTTATTACAGACTCACACTGCGAAAAACGTAGAACACAAAATGCTTTTTGTGGCCCAGACGCCGTTTTCACTAGAACTGAAGTGGGCGTTCACTCAAACGCGCTGCGCTACCTAATGGGAACCATGTAAAACTTGAGAGTTTCCTCTTTCCAACAGTACGTTGTTGGCGCCTTTAGCTCGAAAAACAgaatagttatgattttttgaaatcggttgATTCTTTTTagtacaccctgtatatatatatgtatatatatatgtatatatatatatatatatgtatatatatgtttatatatacatatatgtatatatatatatatgtatatatatatatatacatatttgtata
Encoded proteins:
- the LOC129217545 gene encoding dual specificity tyrosine-phosphorylation-regulated kinase 1B-like, whose translation is MSATPLTYFQASKGSNPKAAMYGQLVTQDQLVGMGAGTQDPDADLVALESRIPGKIREPSHAPLRRLSVDLIKTYKHINEVYYAKKKRRAQQSQNEDSTNKKEKKVYNDGYDDENHDYIVRNGEFIERYEIDCLIGKGSFGQVVKAFDHEEQCHVAIKIIKNKKPFLNQAQIEVKLLELMNHEEVNDSFYQLGKEKIVIKLKRHFMWKNHLCLVFELLSYNLYDLLRNTNFRGVSLNLTRKFAQQMCTALLFLSHPNLKIIHCDLKPENILLCNPKRSAIKVVDFGSSCQLGQRIYQYIQSRFYRSPEVLLGIPYDMAIDIWSLGCILVEMHTGEPLFSGANEVDQMNKIIEVISMPPKPILDQGHKSRKFFEKLVNGTYVMKKLKDGKKYRAPGSRKLHDILGVESGGPGGRRQGEPGHSVSDYLKFKDLILRMLDYDPKTRITPYHALQHSFFKRTADGSTNTLHNTILSPPMLEPADHDSQEDPDRKLSERSKKDELSHFQSCSSFGSTDVPAFSDHSLINPIHQQQSSCTQTNVFSAPVAGTSAMDCESPHVGTCFLPTGNRCLHKNHLFYACGAFSSTAVSSRQAADGDYHLQSGENSGPVHSFEYQKNLHSSHFKDAVDGSERDARSHPSSSFSRTSVSSELTPMDTSIFAVPQALDCSPMGSLNVQLGSHHQFSYIDPAFSEASIYVNTHVPPSTTAASQPSSVQLSSQKETQEADGSAETYSNPSSLITH